The window TTTATGTTCTCGATATGTTTCCGTATCCATCGGGAGCGGGGCTTCACGTAGGTCATCCGCTTGGGTATATTGCATCAGATATTTACGCGAGATATAAAAGACATCAGGGTTTCAATGTTCTCCACCCGGTTGGATACGATAGTTTTGGGCTTCCTGCTGAGCAGTATGCAATTCAAACAGGTACGCACCCCGCAGTTACTACTGAGCAAAACATTACAAGATACGAAGAACAGTTAAGAAAAATAGGTTTCTCTTTTGACTGGAGTAGGGAAGTGAGAACTTCTGATGCTTCTTATTATAAATGGACCCAATGGATTTTCATTGAGCTATTCCATTCTTGGTATAATAAAAGTACCGACAAGGCTGAATCTATCGAAACTTTAATCAAACATTTTGAAGAAAAAGGAACGGAAGGATTAAATGCCAATCAAAACGACGAATTAAATTTTACAGCAGAAGAATGGAAATCTGCTTCTGAAATTGATAAAGAAGATATCCTTTTAAATTACCGTTTAGCCTACAGAGCGGAAACGACGGTGAACTGGTGTCCAGCCCTTGGAACTGTTTTGGCAAACGACGAAATAAAAGACGGAAAATCTGAAAGAGGAGGCTTCCCTGTTTTCCAAAAGAAAATGATGCAGTGGAGCATGAGAATTTCTGCTTACTCTGAAAGATTATTACAAGGTCTAAAAACTTTAGACTGGCCACAGCCTTTGAAAGATTCTCAAGAATACTGGATTGGAAAATCTCAGGGAGCACAGGTGAAATTTTTAGTTGATGGTTTAGAGTTGTCGGTTGATGGCAAAGATGATTCTAACAACCAACCAACAACCAACAACCACATAGAAGTTTTCACTACACGCCCTGATACTATTTTTGGAGCAACTTTTATGGTTTTGGCGCCGGAGAACCCTTTGGTAGAAAATATTACTACAGCCGAACAAAAAGCTGAAGTAGATACTTATATAGAAGAAACTTCCAAAAAGACCGAAAGAGACAGAATGTCTGATGTGAAAAACGTTTCAGGTGCTTTCACAGGAAGTTATGCAATCAATCCGTTCAGCGGAGAAAAGATGCCAATCTATATTTCAGATTATGTTTTAATGGGTTACGGAACGGGAGCTGTAATGGCTGTTCCTGCGCATGATGAGCGTGACCACAGATTTGCGAAGAAATTTAATCTTGAAATTAAAAAAGTTGTAGAAACAGATGAAGACGTTCAGAAAAAATCTTTCGATTCTAAAGATTCTGTTTGTGTAAATTCTGATTTCTTAAACGGATTAAAATATAATGAAGCTAAAGCATTAATTATTGATGCTATCGAGAAAAAGGCAATCGGTCACGGAACTACGAATTACAGACAGCGTGATGCGATTTTCTCAAGACAAAGATATTGGGGTGAGCCAGTTCCTATCTATTATAAAGATGGAATGCCTTACACGTTACCAAATTCTGCTTTGCCATTAGAACTTCCTGAAGTTGAAAAATATTTACCGACAGAAGACGGAGATCCACCATTAGGAAATGCAAAAACTTTTGCCTGGGACGAAGCGAACCAGAAAGTTGTAGATACCAATTTAATTGACGATAAAACTGTTTTCCCTTTAGAGTTATCTACAATGCCGGGATGGGCAGGAAGCTCTTGGTATTTCCTTAGATATATGGATCCAAATAATGATGAGGTTTTTGCTAATAAAGAATTATCAGATTATTGGGGGCAGGTCGATTTATACATCGGAGGTAGCGAGCATGCGACCGGTCACTTATTGTATTCTCGTTTTTGGAATATGTTCTTAAAAGACAGAGGATATATTAATAATGATGAGCCTTTCCAAAAGTTGATTAACCAAGGGATGATTTTGGGGATGAGTGCTTTTGCATATAGAATTGATGGTACTAATCAATATGTATCTAAAAATTTAGCAAAAGATTATCAAACTCAGGAAATTCACGTTGATATATCTTTATTAAAAGGAACTTCAGATGAATTAGATACTGAAGCATTCAAATCTTGGAGACCAGATTATGCAAATGCGGAATTTATTTTAGAAGATGGAAAATACATCACAGGCCGTGAAGTAGAAAAAATGTCTAAGTCTAAATACAATGTGGTAAACCCTGATGATATCTGTAATGAATATGGAGCAGACGGTTTAAGATTGTATGAAATGTTCTTAGGCCCATTAGAGCAATCTAAACCTTGGAATACTCAAGGATTAAGCGGAGTTTACGGTTTCCTTAAAAAATTCTGGAATCTTTATTTCAATGAAGATACTTTTGAAGTTTCTGAAGAAGAACCTACGAAAGCAGAATATAAAGTTTTACATACCTTAATAAAGAAAGTAGTTTACGATATCGAAAACTTCTCTTTCAACACTTCTGTTTCATCATTTATGATTGCTGTCAACGAATTGCAGAAATTAAAATGCAACAAACGCAATATTTTAGAACCTTTAGCCGTTATAGTTTCCCCTTATGCTCCACATATTTGTGAAGAGGTATGGAATTTGCTTGGAAATAACTCTTCAATTGAATTTGAAAAGTTCCCAATTTTGAACGAAGAATATTTGGTTGAAGATGAAATTGAGTACCCTGTAAGCGTAAATGGGAAGATGAAATTTAAAATTGCTCTTCCTGCAACATTATCTGCTAAAGAGGTGGAAGATTTAGTGCTTCAAAATGAGAAAATGGGAGTTCTCTTAGAGGGTAAAACCCCTAAAAAAATCATCGTAGTGCCAAAAAAAATCGTCAATATCGTAATTTAAAAGAAATTTAACATTGGTAAAATCAAAATTTTAGAGTATTTAAATTTTTGATTTTCTAACGTATTTTATAAAATTAAAGAAAATTAATAAAATATTTAAATATAATTACGATATCGGAATCTTATCAAATTATCATTATGAAAAAAAGACAAAATGTTATTTGATACTATTGGATTTTAATTAATTTTGCCTTTATTTTACAACTCTAAAATTTTAAAACAATATAATTTAGTTAAATATGGAAATGAATGTTTCAAAAAATGATGAGCAAGTAGTTGCTAGAAAGGCAGGAGGTCTTAATCCAGCTGTAATTCTTCCTATCCTTTTGGTTTTAGGATTTTGTGTTTGGTTATTCGTCTTAGGTAACCCAGGTAATTTTAAGGCTGATCCAAAATTGTCAGGACTTTCAGCTGCCTTTACAGATGTAGACCGTAAAGATTTACATCCACTAGGATTTATGGGGATGATTTATATGGGAGGAATTATTGTACCATTCTTGGTTTCATTCATGATTATTGTAATCGTTTTCTCATTTGAAAGATATTTTGTATTAAGCAAAGCTTCAGGTGCAGGTAACGTAGATAACTTCGTTGTGAAAGTAAGAAGCTTATTAAACAGCAATAAAGTTGACGAAGCTTTAGAAGAGTGCGACAGACAACAAGGTTCTGTAGGGAACGTTGTAAAAGAAGGTCTTATCACTTACAAAGCTTTAGCTCACGATACTACTCTAAACAAAGAGCAGAAAATGGTAGCTCTAAACAAAGCGATTGAAGAGGCTACAACTCTTGAGATGCCAATGTTAGAGAAAAACATGATGATTCTTTCTACTTTAGGTACTGTTGCAACATTAGTAGCACTATTGGGAACAGTAATCGGGATGATTGGAGCGTTCTTCGCTTTAGGTGCTAGTGGTGGTACTCCTGATGCTGCTGCTTTATCAATTGGTATTTCTGAAGCATTGATTAATACAGCTTTAGGTATTGGTACTTCTGCAGTAGCGATTATTCTTTACAACTTCTTTACTTCTAAAATTGACGGATTGACTTATAAGATCGATGAGATCGCTATGAGTATTCAGCAGTCTTTTGCAGAATTTCACTAAGAAATAGTGATCCTGTGTTTTTACACAAAAAAAAGAAGTTTTAATAATTAGATAATAAATAATGGCGAGAATTAAACCAAAAAGACATGGTGTAGTGACCGATATGACGGCAATGTGCGACGTTACGTTCCTACTACTTACGTTCTTTATTATGACCACTCAGTTTAAAAAACCTGATGTGGAGCAAATCAAACCGCCATCTTCAATCTCAGAGAAGTTGCTTCCTGATGCAAGTTTAATGACCATTAACGCTACTCCGGACGGGAAATTTTATTTTCAGCCAGTAGAAAATGCAAAAGAGAGATTAGAGCTTTTAGAAAAAATGGGTGAAAAGTACAAAGTTACTTTTGATGATAAACAAAAAGCTTCATTCCAAAAAGTACAGGCTATTGGTGTTCCTATGAGCCAATTGAGAAGCTATTTGGATTTGCCAGAAGATGAGCAGAAAAATTATAAGAGTCCTACCGGGATTCCTATGGATAGTACAAATAAGCAGTTAACTGACTGGGTAGAACAAAGTTTAAGCGTTAATCCTGATTACAAATTAGCAATCAAAGGTGACGTTACAACAGAATATCCTAAAGTGAAAAGTTTATTTGAGGGTTTAAGAGATATTAACTTTCTTAAATTTTGGTTGATTACGGCACAAGAAGGTAAACCTAACGAATAATTAAGAATAAGAAATGGCACAAGTACAAGTACAGGATAAGAGCGCCAAAGGTGGCAAAGTTCGTTCCAAGAAAAACAACCCTGCCGTCGATATGACGCCAATGGTTGACCTTAATTTCTTACTATTGATGTTCTTTATGTTTACATCAACGTTTAGTAAACCGAATGTGATGGATTTAGGGCTTCCGGCAAAACCGGATCCAACTAAGCCTCAACCACCACCAACAGAAATTGATTTATCCAATTCTATCACTTTGCTTTTAGGAAAAGATAATAGAGTGTTCTGGCACCAGCAAGACCAAGTCGGTCTTAATGATCAGACGATGACTGAAACTTCTTTCGACAGAGAAGGAATTAGAGAAATTATCAAGCAAGCAAAAGCCAGAGCTAAAAAGAAAGATCTGTTTACAGTGATTATTAAGCCAACGGATGATGCAGTATATAAAAACTTTGTAGACATTCTTGATGAGATGGCGATTACAAAAAGCGAAAGATATGGGGTAACCGATCTTAAGCCTTATGAAAAAGCTGTATACGATAAGAAAGTGGGTAACTAAACGGTTACCGCAAAGTATTTAACATTTAAATTTGCAATACAATGGCAGATGAAAATATTTACAATCAAAATCTTACTTTAGACGAGATTGTATTTGAAAATAGAAATAAAGCATATGGTGCTTACGATCTTAGACATCAGTATCCTAGATTACTGACAAAGTCTTTTATCATCGGTACAGGGTTATTCTTGGTTACTGCTTTAACTCCTTTTATTTATATGACTATTAAGAGTATGAATGAAAAGGCAGCTGTAGAGGTAAAATCTGATTTGGTTGAAATTATCGAAGAAGAACCTATCATTGAACAGCCGAAAGAAGAGGAACCACCTCCACCACCACCGCCAGTAGAAGAGGAAAAGATTGAGATTATTCAGAATGTTGTTCCTGAACCGGTGAAAGCTCCCAAAATTGAGACTCCACCACCGCCAATTTCTGAACAATTAAAAACAACTACTGGAGCAGTGGCTCAAGAAGGAGTTAGAGCTCCAGCTTATACGCCACCACCACCACCACCATCTACAGGTACTAAAGCTTCAACAGCTGAAGTTAAACCTCAGGTAAGTGAAAATACAGTGTATAATGAGGTTGAGCAGACTGCAGAATTTCCTGGTGGAATTAATGCTTTCAGAAGAAAGGTTTCTGATAACTTTGATTCTTCAGCAATAGAAGGTGCAGATGGAGTAGTAAAAGGTGAGGTTACGTTTGTAGTTGAAAGAGATGGTAGTATTACAGACGTTAAAGTGACGGGTAAAAACTCAGACTTTAATTCTGAAGCTGTAAGAACTGTAAAATCTATTAAAAACAAGTGGACTCCTGCAAAAATTAATGGTCAATCTGTACGTTACAGATATAGACTTCCATTAGCAATGCAACCACCAGAATAAGTTATTAGTTTATTTTTAAATAATAATTAAAAAAGAGAAGCTTATGCTTCTCTTTTTATTTTTTTTAATATTTTTGTTATATGATGTTCAACTGGTTATCTTTAATCGCAGGAATTTGTTACGTTGCCTTAGGGATCGTAATGATGGTTTATAAATTCCTCGAGCCTATATATGCATATGCTCTGGGAGCAGTACTTATACTTTACGGAATCTTCAGAATCTGGAGAGCAATATCGAAATTCAGAAATACAGCCGAAGATGAAGATTAGTCACTTTTTTTTATTAGCTTTCTTCGCAGTTTTGATTATAAACTGTTCAAAAAAAGCAGAGAGTACCGTATCCTATAACAAAGGCGAAATGACAATTTTAACGGATGAGTCTTTTAAAAGTGTTACTGAAGCTTTAGCAGAAGGGTATATGATTAGTTATCCAGACACTAAAATAAAAGTGGTGACTAAAAAAGAAGACTTAGGGTTTCTTGATTTATTAAATTATAAAGCAAGAATTGCAGTGATGTCTAAAGTATTATCTCCTGAAGAGGTGAAAGCCTATGAAGATAAAGTTGATATGAAGATGGTACCTGCAAAATTTGCGGCAGACGCTGTTGTTTTTTTTGTTCCGAAGAATTCTGAAAAAGAAAGCATTACAATGGAAGAAATAACTTCTGGTTTGCAGTCTGATGATAAGAATTTTGTATTTGACGGAACCAATTCTAGTAACCTTAATTTTGTAGCTCAAAAACTAAATAAACTTCCTAAAGATTTAAAATTTTCAATTATTCCGGGAAGTGTAAATGTTATTGAAGAATTGAGTAAATATCCGAATAAAGTAGGAGTGATTGGGCTAAATACTATCAGCAGACCCTATGATAAAGAAGCTGAAAAGCTAAGAGGAATGATCAAAATTCTTCCTGTAGTAAGTGGGGGGCAATCTTATTCTCCTGATTTCAGTGGACTTCGTGAGATGAAGTACCCATTCACCAGAGTTTTGTATTTCCTTACCAATGAAGGTGGTTTTAGTATAGCAAATGGTTTTATAAGATATTCTTGTACCCATTTGGGACAGAAAATTGTTCAGAAAGAAGGTTTACAACCTTATAATATTTATCCGAGAGAAGTACAGATTCGTTAAATAATATTAAAATAATGTCAATTTTCAAACCGATTTATTATATTGGTCTGAAAATTGTGTATTTGTAATTCGGATTTTCAGAATACAGATTTTAAAATAATAATGAAAGATATAATGATTATGAATGTAAAGAAGATTGCTTTAGGAGCATCAGTGGTATTTTTTACCAATTTTGCCTTTGCACAGACGTTGCAGGATGGTATTAACAGCATAGATAGCGATAAATTTGCGGCTGCGAAAACCAATTTTACGTCTATGATTGCAAAAGAACCTACAGCAGAAAATTATTTCTACCTAGGAAATACTTTTTTAAGACAAAGTGAACCAGATTTTGTAGCTGCAACAGAAAACTTCAATAAAGGTTTGGCTGCAGATAAAAAAAGTTACTTAAATCAAATTGGTTTAGCTGCTGTTAAATTGGGGAAAGGAGATAAATCTGCTATCGCAGAGATTCAGAAAGTGGTTGCAGATTCTAGAGAAAAAGATGCAGAGGTATTGTTTAGAGCTGCTGAAGCATTGACTTTGTTTGAAAAAAATAATGCTCCAGATTTAGCAATTCAATTTTTGAATAAAGCTATTGAAAGAGCTTCAAGAAAAGAAGTTCCAGCTTATTATTACTACACCTTAGGAGATGCATACAGGCTAAAGAAAGTTCCTGGAGATGCCATGACAGCATATGACAACGCATTACCATTAGCAAAAAATAAAGCTTCAGTGTATACAAGAATCGGAACTTTATGGATGGCAGCTCAACAGTGGCAACAAGCAAAAACGAGTATCGAGAAAGCAATTTCAACTGACCCTACCTATGCGCCTGCTTACAAAGCTTTAGCTGCTTATGATATCAAATACCAAGAAAATGCAAAAGCAACTCAAGATTTGATTAATTATACAAAGTATGCTGATGAAGATCCTTATACTCAATTAGAGATTGCAAAATTGTACTTTACTAACGAAGATTATGCAAATTCTAAAATGACTTTAGACAAAATCTTTGATAAGGTTGATGATCCTATTAAATTCAAATTGAGAGCATATGTTAATTATGCAGACGGTCAATATGCAGAAGCAAAACAAAACATGGATTCTTTCGTATCTAAAGCTGAAAAATCAAGAGTTCAGCCTGCAGATCAAGGATTAATGGGATTAATCGCCGCTGGTTTGGCTAAAACTGAAACAGATGCGAATAAAAAAGCAGCTTTGCAAGCAGAGTCTCAACAAAAAATTGCTTTAGCGAAAGCGGCTAAAGACGAAACGATGAAATGGGATATGGAACTAGCGAAAATCAATGGAGGAGGAGCTTCTCAGGCTTCTGTTGATGCAGGACCTACAAGCCCTGAAATTGAATCTTTCAAAAAATTAGTTGCAGCAAACGCACAAGATTCTGATGCTTTATATAAATTAGCAAATGCGTACCAAGATGCTAAAAACTGGAACGGAGCTGTTTTAACATGGCAAAAAATGATTGGTTTACTTCCAGATTGGGCACCGGCCTATTACAGCCAGGGTTATGCTTATCAACAAGCGGGAAATAACGATGCTGCAAAAATTTCTTACGAGAAGTTTATTGCAACTGTAAAACCAGCTGAAGTGGAAGCTAACAAGCAAACTCTTGCATATGCTTATTTTGCGGTAGCATATCTTGAAAAAGATAAAGATTTGGCTAAAGCTAAAGACTATGTTGCAAAATCTTTACAGCTAGATCCTTCTTATCAGGATGCTGTAAAATTAAATGCAGAAATCAATAAGTAATTTAAATTTTAAATTATTCATATATAAACTTCCCATTCGTAATGTTTGGGAAGTTTTTGTTTAAATCTTACCTTTGAAAAACAATGAAATCACTCAGCCTTCATCTAAGTGATCGTAATTAAAAAAATAAATAAATGAAAACAGATATTTTGGCTTTTGGAGCTCATCCCGATGATGTAGAATTAGGATGTGGTGGAACAATAGCAAAATTAATTTCGGAAGGAAAAACCTGTGTTATTGTTGATTTAACGAAAGGTGAGCTTGGAACAAGAGGAACCGATCAGACAAGAAAAGAAGAAGCTACAGAAGCTGCCAAAATTTTGGGGGTTGCTGCTAGAGAAAATTTGGGATTGAAAGACGGCTTCCTTGTCAACTCTGAAGAATATCAGATGGAGATTGTAAAAATGATCCGCAAATACAGGCCAGAAATCGTTTTAGCTAATGCAATTGATGATAGACATCCGGATCATGCAAAAGCAGCGAAATTAGTGTCGGATGCGTGCTTTTTAGCTGGACTAAGGAAAATTGAAACAATACTTGACGGAGAAGCTCAGGAAGTGTGGAGACCAAAACAAGTTTTTCATTACATTCAATGGAAACATATTCAGCCGGAATTTGTTATTGATATTTCAGAACATCTTGAAAAAAAGCTGGAGGCCTGTATGGCATTTAAAACTCAGTTTTATGATCCAACTTCTAAAGAACCCGAAACGCCAATTACATCAAAAGACTTTTATGAGAGCTTAACATACCGTGCTCAGGATTTGGGACGACTTTCGGGAGTTGCTTATGCTGAGGGATTTACGTCTGAGAAGTTAATTGCAATGAAAAATTTTGATGGAATTGTTTGGTAATTAAAAATTCTTTCTTATATTTGCACCACCAAAAACGGTGATTGTAGCTCAGTTGGTTAGAGCGCCGGATTGTGGTTCCGGAGGTCGGGGGTTCGAGACCCCTCATTCACCCCACAGTGTAAACGCATTTTCTTTTGAGAATGCGTTTTTTTTTATGTTTAAAAAATTAAAAAAAATAGTTTCCATTGAAAAACGGAAACAGTAAACAATAAAAAAGCATCCTTTTTCAGATGCTTGTGTTTTTTAGATATGTTTTAATTTAAACTTCATCGTCAGAATCGATTGTATACGTTTTGCTTTTGAAATCTTTATCATGTTTTTCTGAAATAACATCTTCACCTTTTTCATTAATGATGAAATCTGTGGACTCATTAAACATCTCCTGAAAACTTTTAAAATCTTCTTTGTAAAGATAAATTTTGTGCTTCTCGAATGTAGCTTCTCCATTCTCTCCGAAATTCTTTTTGCTTTCGGTAATCGTAAGATAATAATCTCCTGCTTTAGTCTCACGTACATCAAAGAAATAAGTTCTTCTCCCCGCTTTTAACACCTTAGTGAAAATTTCATTTTCATGGCGTTCCTTGTATTCACTCATTATTAGATATTTTTTTTAAATCTTGTTAAGAACAAATATAAAATATTTCTTTTAATCACAAAGTTTTTTTTATGATTTATTTAACAATTCAAAATGTTTTGGCTATGCGGTTGCAGAATTGCTAATTTCGCTAAGATTAAGAATCAGGTCTGCTCTTTGTGCGCTAGACTCTCTATGTGTGATGATTATGGAAGTTGCATTATTGATTTTGGCATCTATGTTTTTGAGGATATTTTGTTCGGTTTCTGTATCTAATGCAGAAAGAGAGTCATCAAAAATAATGATATTCGGGTCTTTTATTAAGGCTCTTGCAATACAAATTCTCTGTTTTTGACCTCCCGAAAGCATCACGCCACGTTCGCCCACCATCGTTTTGTATTGATCTTTAAACTCAACAATGTTTTTATGAACATCGGCAATTTTAGAGTATTCTACC is drawn from Chryseobacterium muglaense and contains these coding sequences:
- a CDS encoding ExbD/TolR family protein, whose protein sequence is MAQVQVQDKSAKGGKVRSKKNNPAVDMTPMVDLNFLLLMFFMFTSTFSKPNVMDLGLPAKPDPTKPQPPPTEIDLSNSITLLLGKDNRVFWHQQDQVGLNDQTMTETSFDREGIREIIKQAKARAKKKDLFTVIIKPTDDAVYKNFVDILDEMAITKSERYGVTDLKPYEKAVYDKKVGN
- a CDS encoding DUF308 domain-containing protein, whose translation is MMFNWLSLIAGICYVALGIVMMVYKFLEPIYAYALGAVLILYGIFRIWRAISKFRNTAEDED
- a CDS encoding MotA/TolQ/ExbB proton channel family protein, which encodes MEMNVSKNDEQVVARKAGGLNPAVILPILLVLGFCVWLFVLGNPGNFKADPKLSGLSAAFTDVDRKDLHPLGFMGMIYMGGIIVPFLVSFMIIVIVFSFERYFVLSKASGAGNVDNFVVKVRSLLNSNKVDEALEECDRQQGSVGNVVKEGLITYKALAHDTTLNKEQKMVALNKAIEEATTLEMPMLEKNMMILSTLGTVATLVALLGTVIGMIGAFFALGASGGTPDAAALSIGISEALINTALGIGTSAVAIILYNFFTSKIDGLTYKIDEIAMSIQQSFAEFH
- a CDS encoding energy transducer TonB, with product MADENIYNQNLTLDEIVFENRNKAYGAYDLRHQYPRLLTKSFIIGTGLFLVTALTPFIYMTIKSMNEKAAVEVKSDLVEIIEEEPIIEQPKEEEPPPPPPPVEEEKIEIIQNVVPEPVKAPKIETPPPPISEQLKTTTGAVAQEGVRAPAYTPPPPPPSTGTKASTAEVKPQVSENTVYNEVEQTAEFPGGINAFRRKVSDNFDSSAIEGADGVVKGEVTFVVERDGSITDVKVTGKNSDFNSEAVRTVKSIKNKWTPAKINGQSVRYRYRLPLAMQPPE
- a CDS encoding ExbD/TolR family protein, which codes for MARIKPKRHGVVTDMTAMCDVTFLLLTFFIMTTQFKKPDVEQIKPPSSISEKLLPDASLMTINATPDGKFYFQPVENAKERLELLEKMGEKYKVTFDDKQKASFQKVQAIGVPMSQLRSYLDLPEDEQKNYKSPTGIPMDSTNKQLTDWVEQSLSVNPDYKLAIKGDVTTEYPKVKSLFEGLRDINFLKFWLITAQEGKPNE
- the leuS gene encoding leucine--tRNA ligase; this translates as MFYDHQQIEKKWQKYWEDNQTYKTSNNTDKPKFYVLDMFPYPSGAGLHVGHPLGYIASDIYARYKRHQGFNVLHPVGYDSFGLPAEQYAIQTGTHPAVTTEQNITRYEEQLRKIGFSFDWSREVRTSDASYYKWTQWIFIELFHSWYNKSTDKAESIETLIKHFEEKGTEGLNANQNDELNFTAEEWKSASEIDKEDILLNYRLAYRAETTVNWCPALGTVLANDEIKDGKSERGGFPVFQKKMMQWSMRISAYSERLLQGLKTLDWPQPLKDSQEYWIGKSQGAQVKFLVDGLELSVDGKDDSNNQPTTNNHIEVFTTRPDTIFGATFMVLAPENPLVENITTAEQKAEVDTYIEETSKKTERDRMSDVKNVSGAFTGSYAINPFSGEKMPIYISDYVLMGYGTGAVMAVPAHDERDHRFAKKFNLEIKKVVETDEDVQKKSFDSKDSVCVNSDFLNGLKYNEAKALIIDAIEKKAIGHGTTNYRQRDAIFSRQRYWGEPVPIYYKDGMPYTLPNSALPLELPEVEKYLPTEDGDPPLGNAKTFAWDEANQKVVDTNLIDDKTVFPLELSTMPGWAGSSWYFLRYMDPNNDEVFANKELSDYWGQVDLYIGGSEHATGHLLYSRFWNMFLKDRGYINNDEPFQKLINQGMILGMSAFAYRIDGTNQYVSKNLAKDYQTQEIHVDISLLKGTSDELDTEAFKSWRPDYANAEFILEDGKYITGREVEKMSKSKYNVVNPDDICNEYGADGLRLYEMFLGPLEQSKPWNTQGLSGVYGFLKKFWNLYFNEDTFEVSEEEPTKAEYKVLHTLIKKVVYDIENFSFNTSVSSFMIAVNELQKLKCNKRNILEPLAVIVSPYAPHICEEVWNLLGNNSSIEFEKFPILNEEYLVEDEIEYPVSVNGKMKFKIALPATLSAKEVEDLVLQNEKMGVLLEGKTPKKIIVVPKKIVNIVI
- a CDS encoding DUF3276 family protein, with translation MSEYKERHENEIFTKVLKAGRRTYFFDVRETKAGDYYLTITESKKNFGENGEATFEKHKIYLYKEDFKSFQEMFNESTDFIINEKGEDVISEKHDKDFKSKTYTIDSDDEV
- a CDS encoding PstS family phosphate ABC transporter substrate-binding protein, which produces MKISHFFLLAFFAVLIINCSKKAESTVSYNKGEMTILTDESFKSVTEALAEGYMISYPDTKIKVVTKKEDLGFLDLLNYKARIAVMSKVLSPEEVKAYEDKVDMKMVPAKFAADAVVFFVPKNSEKESITMEEITSGLQSDDKNFVFDGTNSSNLNFVAQKLNKLPKDLKFSIIPGSVNVIEELSKYPNKVGVIGLNTISRPYDKEAEKLRGMIKILPVVSGGQSYSPDFSGLREMKYPFTRVLYFLTNEGGFSIANGFIRYSCTHLGQKIVQKEGLQPYNIYPREVQIR
- a CDS encoding tetratricopeptide repeat protein → MKDIMIMNVKKIALGASVVFFTNFAFAQTLQDGINSIDSDKFAAAKTNFTSMIAKEPTAENYFYLGNTFLRQSEPDFVAATENFNKGLAADKKSYLNQIGLAAVKLGKGDKSAIAEIQKVVADSREKDAEVLFRAAEALTLFEKNNAPDLAIQFLNKAIERASRKEVPAYYYYTLGDAYRLKKVPGDAMTAYDNALPLAKNKASVYTRIGTLWMAAQQWQQAKTSIEKAISTDPTYAPAYKALAAYDIKYQENAKATQDLINYTKYADEDPYTQLEIAKLYFTNEDYANSKMTLDKIFDKVDDPIKFKLRAYVNYADGQYAEAKQNMDSFVSKAEKSRVQPADQGLMGLIAAGLAKTETDANKKAALQAESQQKIALAKAAKDETMKWDMELAKINGGGASQASVDAGPTSPEIESFKKLVAANAQDSDALYKLANAYQDAKNWNGAVLTWQKMIGLLPDWAPAYYSQGYAYQQAGNNDAAKISYEKFIATVKPAEVEANKQTLAYAYFAVAYLEKDKDLAKAKDYVAKSLQLDPSYQDAVKLNAEINK
- the bshB1 gene encoding bacillithiol biosynthesis deacetylase BshB1, coding for MKTDILAFGAHPDDVELGCGGTIAKLISEGKTCVIVDLTKGELGTRGTDQTRKEEATEAAKILGVAARENLGLKDGFLVNSEEYQMEIVKMIRKYRPEIVLANAIDDRHPDHAKAAKLVSDACFLAGLRKIETILDGEAQEVWRPKQVFHYIQWKHIQPEFVIDISEHLEKKLEACMAFKTQFYDPTSKEPETPITSKDFYESLTYRAQDLGRLSGVAYAEGFTSEKLIAMKNFDGIVW